In the genome of Cydia strobilella chromosome Z, ilCydStro3.1, whole genome shotgun sequence, one region contains:
- the LOC134755214 gene encoding small ribosomal subunit protein uS12, with product MGKPRGIRTARKHVNHRREQRWADKDYKKAHMGTRWKANPFGGASHAKGIVLEKVGVEAKQPNSAIRKCVRVQLIKNGKKVTAFVPRDGCLNHIEENDEVLVAGFGRKGHAVGDIPGVRFKVVKVANVSLLALYKEKKERPRS from the exons ATGG GTAAACCGAGGGGAATCCGCACGGCGCGGAAGCACGTGAACCATCGCAGAGAGCAGCGATGGGCAGACAAGGACTACAAAAAGGCCCACATGGGGACGAGGTGGAAGGCCAATCCCTTCGGTGGTGCATCACACGCTAAGGGCATCGTCTTGGAAAAAGT TGGTGTGGAGGCCAAACAGCCCAACTCTGCCATTCGCAAGTGCGTGAGGGTACAGCTCATCAAGAACGGCAAGAAGGTGACGGCGTTCGTGCCCCGCGATGGTTGTCTCAACCACATCGAGGAGAATGACGAAGTTCTAGTGGCTGGCTTCGGTAGGAAGGGTCACGCTGTTGGTGACATCCCCGGAGTCAGGTTCAAG GTCGTCAAGGTAGCCAACGTATCACTCCTAGCCCTGTACAAAGAAAAGAAGGAGAGGCCAAGATCGTAA
- the LOC134753822 gene encoding DNA-directed RNA polymerase II subunit RPB9, producing the protein MTLNLGRKDGGPGYVGIQFCQECNNMLYPREDKNNKVLLYACRNCDYKQLADSNCVYVNKIMHEVDELTHINPDVVSDPTLPRTKDHMCPKCNHREAVFFQGQTRRAEEEMRLYYVCTSCKHRWTE; encoded by the coding sequence ATGACGTTGAACTTGGGAAGAAAAGATGGTGGGCCTGGCTACGTCGGCATTCAGTTTTGCCAAGAGTGCAACAACATGCTTTATCCGCGTGAAGACAAAAACAACAAAGTTTTACTGTATGCCTGCAGAAATTGTGACTACAAACAGCTAGCCGACTCCAACTGCGTGTACGTGAACAAAATTATGCACGAAGTGGACGAGCTGACGCATATAAACCCTGATGTGGTGAGTGACCCGACGCTTCCGCGCACCAAGGATCACATGTGCCCGAAATGCAACCACAGAGAGGCGGTGTTCTTTCAGGGCCAGACCAGACGCGCTGAGGAAGAGATGAGGCTATACTACGTGTGTACGAGTTGTAAGCATAGGTGGACTGAGTAA